In the genome of Bradyrhizobium arachidis, one region contains:
- a CDS encoding ABC transporter ATP-binding protein — translation MAEIELRGIEKHYGETPILKDVSLKIEDGEFLTLVGPSGCGKSTLLRIIAGLEDQDAGEVSVGGRPVDGARPKDRDVAMVFQSYALYPHLTVFDNIALPLRTRQLSFAQRLPLIGPLVPGRAGIERSIRVEVEQAAVMLDVAHLLHRKPGQLSGGQRQRVALGRAMVRRPTVFLMDEPLSNLDARLRVQMRTEITSLHRRLGVTFVYVTHDQSEAMTMADRVAVMMGGELLQVGPPEKLYRDPQDLRVAEMIGSPKINIVTRAHWTDNRSGVLAALAPQTRRLAFRPEAAILTTPADELLNGTVTNLENLGSDIFVHVALRDGSETAVVRTSPDERRFSLGCKVGLKVDAARLMQFDEAGRRCGNIERVAAA, via the coding sequence GTGGCTGAGATAGAGCTGCGCGGCATCGAAAAGCACTATGGCGAGACGCCGATCCTGAAGGACGTCTCCCTGAAAATCGAGGACGGGGAATTCCTGACCCTGGTGGGACCGTCGGGCTGCGGCAAGTCGACCTTACTCCGGATCATCGCGGGGCTCGAGGATCAAGACGCCGGTGAGGTGAGCGTGGGCGGCCGCCCCGTGGACGGAGCCCGTCCAAAGGACCGGGATGTCGCGATGGTGTTCCAGTCGTATGCGCTCTATCCCCATCTCACCGTATTCGACAACATCGCTCTGCCATTGCGCACGCGGCAGCTCTCATTCGCACAGCGCCTGCCGCTGATCGGCCCGCTCGTGCCGGGTCGCGCCGGCATCGAACGGAGCATTCGCGTGGAGGTGGAGCAGGCCGCCGTCATGCTCGACGTGGCTCATCTGCTTCACCGCAAGCCCGGCCAGCTTTCCGGCGGGCAGCGCCAGCGAGTCGCCCTCGGGCGCGCGATGGTGCGACGCCCCACCGTCTTCCTGATGGACGAGCCGCTATCCAATCTCGATGCCAGGCTGCGTGTGCAGATGCGTACGGAAATCACCTCGCTGCACCGCCGCCTCGGCGTGACCTTCGTCTATGTGACGCACGATCAGTCAGAGGCCATGACGATGGCGGACCGCGTCGCCGTGATGATGGGCGGCGAGCTGCTTCAGGTCGGCCCTCCGGAAAAGCTCTATCGCGACCCGCAGGATCTCAGAGTGGCCGAGATGATCGGCAGCCCGAAGATCAACATCGTCACGCGCGCTCACTGGACGGACAATCGATCAGGTGTCTTGGCAGCCCTCGCGCCCCAGACCAGGCGCCTTGCATTTCGTCCCGAAGCGGCAATCCTGACCACGCCGGCCGATGAGCTCCTCAACGGCACGGTGACGAACCTTGAAAATCTCGGTTCCGACATCTTCGTGCATGTCGCTCTCCGTGACGGCTCGGAAACCGCGGTGGTCCGCACCTCGCCCGACGAACGGCGCTTTTCGCTCGGCTGCAAGGTTGGGCTCAAGGTCGACGCCGCGCGGCTGATGCAGTTCGACGAGGCCGGCAGGCGTTGCGGCAACATCGAGCGGGTGGCGGCGGCATGA
- a CDS encoding carbohydrate ABC transporter permease has translation MSLTASIQTPIRSAVRRRHRTEEAAIGWLAVSPALILLICLLFGPAAAVILFSFTDWQLGAATFRFIGTENFAALWADPPFWKALINTCLYVAIVVPGTVGLGLATALLIEASPALRGFYRAVHFLPVMSTMSAMAVVWGTMLHPSIGLVNRALAAFGVTGVNWLRDEHTALLALALIGIWQGFGFAMVLFVSGLKAVPQQLYDAAAVDGADGVLDRLRIVTLPMLGPVTMFVVILTASRAFEVFDSVRVLTQGGPNYASEVLLNRLYSESFDYLRTGYGAALTVVYLAIVIALTLAQARFIERRVHYS, from the coding sequence ATGAGCCTGACGGCTTCGATCCAGACCCCCATCCGCTCGGCTGTCCGTCGTCGGCATCGGACTGAGGAGGCCGCTATTGGCTGGCTTGCAGTCTCCCCGGCGTTGATACTGCTCATCTGCCTGCTCTTTGGCCCCGCTGCCGCGGTGATCCTGTTCTCGTTCACCGACTGGCAATTGGGTGCCGCGACGTTCCGTTTCATCGGCACCGAGAATTTTGCTGCGTTGTGGGCGGACCCGCCATTTTGGAAGGCCCTGATCAACACGTGTCTCTACGTTGCGATCGTCGTGCCCGGAACGGTGGGACTTGGCCTTGCCACAGCTCTGCTCATCGAGGCGAGCCCTGCCCTGCGCGGCTTCTATCGCGCGGTGCACTTCCTGCCGGTGATGTCGACCATGTCAGCCATGGCGGTGGTGTGGGGCACCATGCTCCATCCCAGTATCGGCCTCGTCAACCGGGCACTCGCCGCGTTCGGCGTGACCGGGGTCAATTGGCTGCGGGACGAGCACACCGCCCTCCTCGCCCTCGCCCTCATCGGCATTTGGCAGGGTTTCGGCTTCGCCATGGTGCTGTTCGTCTCCGGCTTGAAAGCGGTCCCTCAGCAGCTCTACGACGCCGCCGCAGTCGACGGCGCGGACGGTGTCCTTGACCGGCTGCGCATCGTAACTCTCCCGATGCTGGGGCCGGTCACCATGTTCGTCGTCATCCTCACCGCAAGCCGCGCCTTCGAGGTGTTCGACAGTGTGCGCGTCCTCACCCAGGGCGGCCCGAACTACGCCTCGGAGGTTCTGTTGAATCGGCTCTATTCCGAGAGCTTCGACTATCTGCGCACGGGTTACGGCGCGGCTCTCACGGTGGTTTACCTTGCGATCGTGATTGCCCTCACACTCGCCCAGGCGCGGTTCATCGAACGCCGCGTGCACTATTCATGA
- a CDS encoding carbohydrate ABC transporter permease — protein sequence MSAHRRYRLAGRIARHALLAVSATFALLPFVWMISLSLKPPDEIFQPDFHLWPKTFVGVENYRVALTAAPMLRFLLNGVFVCATIFALQLMVCVPCAYALAKMRFRGRDTLFSAVLVALLVPPQALAIPHFVLLHVFGLLDTYAALILPWIISAFGIFLLRQFFRSIPGEIIHAARLDGLGEIEIIWRIMMPMSAPALAAFGVFSVVAHWNDLFWPLIAVRTEDISTPALGILLFRDDEAGQFLGPLMAGATIIVAPLLLAFLLAQRRFIDGLATTAMK from the coding sequence ATGAGCGCACACCGCCGATACCGGCTTGCGGGGCGCATCGCGCGCCATGCTTTGCTGGCCGTCTCCGCGACTTTCGCGCTGCTGCCTTTCGTGTGGATGATCAGCCTGTCGCTGAAACCGCCCGACGAAATCTTTCAACCCGACTTCCATCTCTGGCCCAAGACCTTCGTGGGAGTCGAGAATTATCGCGTTGCGCTGACCGCGGCGCCGATGCTCCGCTTCCTGCTCAATGGCGTGTTCGTCTGCGCGACGATCTTCGCGCTTCAGCTCATGGTTTGCGTGCCATGCGCCTACGCGCTCGCCAAGATGCGCTTCCGCGGCCGCGACACGCTGTTTTCCGCTGTGCTGGTCGCGCTTCTCGTCCCACCTCAGGCGCTGGCCATCCCCCATTTTGTCCTGCTCCATGTCTTCGGGCTGCTCGACACTTATGCGGCTCTCATCCTTCCGTGGATCATCTCGGCCTTCGGCATCTTCCTGCTGCGCCAGTTCTTCCGATCCATCCCGGGCGAGATCATCCACGCTGCCCGTCTCGATGGGCTTGGCGAGATCGAGATCATCTGGCGCATCATGATGCCCATGAGCGCGCCGGCGCTTGCCGCCTTCGGGGTCTTCTCGGTCGTCGCCCACTGGAACGACCTGTTCTGGCCACTCATCGCGGTTCGGACGGAAGACATCTCGACGCCGGCGCTCGGCATTCTCCTGTTCCGCGATGACGAGGCTGGTCAATTCCTCGGGCCGCTGATGGCCGGCGCCACCATCATCGTCGCTCCGCTGCTGCTCGCCTTCCTTCTTGCCCAGCGCCGTTTCATCGACGGGCTGGCAACCACCGCCATGAAGTGA